The Chanos chanos chromosome 16, fChaCha1.1, whole genome shotgun sequence genome has a window encoding:
- the LOC115829786 gene encoding transmembrane protease serine 9-like, protein MKMAVFRAVCIVFLITLLSKGTHSQLDVCGQAPLNMRIVGGQDAPPGAWPWQVSLHRSGSHFCGGSLINKDWVLSAAHCFQSITAPQVTVFLGRQTQQGSNPNEVSRKVPQIISHPDYNSANFDNDIALLRLSSSVTFTKFIRPVCLAAAGSTFYKGTDSWVTGWGRIAEGVPLPSPQTLQEVEVPVVGNRQCNCLYGVGSITDNMICAGLLAGGKDACQDDSGGPMVSKQGSRWIQSGVVSFGIGCARPNFPGVYARVSQYQDWINSQISTDQPGFVRFTSSGTDGDLSVSCTGPLPVTTNTTTACNTTTKTTACNTTTTTTATILTTPPVVCGSAPLNTLRVGGSSSLATGGLWPWMASLHRGGKHVCGGTLITEQFVLSSADCFSSSTNASEWTVFLGRLNQNGSNPNEVSLRVNSITLSNMTGNNVAVLELASKPTLSDFIQPICVDRGTETFSTGTRCWIVGWGSGQGRVEQTLQQVQTSVVDCGNSSSTENICTGLVDLQQGDAGGPLMCKQGVAWFQAAVLAVANSTSNSSSGSNNTTSNSTSSNTTAFNTTVAPATTTIATTTESGVVSFH, encoded by the exons gtaCCCACTCACAGTTAGATG tgtgtggtcaggccCCCCTCAACATGAGGATAGTGGGGGGTCAGGACGCCCCTCCTGGTGCCTGGCCCTGGCAGGTCAGCTTGCACAGATCTGGCAGCCATTTCTGTGGTGGCTCCTTAATCAACAAAGACTGGGTGCTGTCAGCGGCTCATTGCTTTCAAAG caTTACAGCTCCACAGGTGACCGTCTTCCTGGGTCGTCAGACTCAGCAGGGATCCAACCCAAATGAGGTGTCAAGAAAGGTCCCTCAGATCATCAGTCACCCTGACTATAACTCTGCCAACTTTGATAATGACATTGCTCTGCtgcgtctctcctcctctgtaacTTTCACTAAATTCATCAGACCAGTTTGTCTGGCTGCAGCAGGCAGCACCTTCTACAAGGGCACTGACAGCTGGGTCACAGGTTGGGGACGAATTGCAGAAGGCG tccCCCTTCCCTCACCTCAGACTTTACAGGAAGTGGAAGTGCCAGTGGTGGGAAACAGACAGTGTAACTGTCTCTATGGTGTTGGCTCAATCACAGACAACATGATCTGTGCTGGATTATTAGCAGGAGGCAAAGACGCCTGTCAG GACGACTCAGGAGGACCAATGGTGAGTAAACAGGGCTCTCGCTGGATCCAATCAGGCGTTGTGAGCTTTGGGATAGGCTGTGCCAGACCTAACTTCCCTGGAGTGTATGCCAGAGTGTCCCAGTACCAAGACTGGATCAACTCTCAGATCAGCACTGACCAGCCCGGCTTTGTCAGATTTACCTCCAGTGGCACTGATGGGGATTTGAGTGTGAGCTGCACTGGCCCACTTCCTGTCACCACCAATACAACCACTGCCTGCAATACCACCACTAAAACCACTGCCTGCAataccaccactacaaccactgcCACTATTCTAACCACTCCCC CTGTGGTCTGTGGTAGTGCCCCACTGAACACTCTTCGTGTTGGGGGCAGTAGTTCTCTGGCGACTGGAGGCTTATGGCCATGGATGGCCAGTCTGCACCGAGGAGGCAAACACGTATGTGGGGGTACACTGATCACTGAACAGTTCGTCCTGAGCTCTGCTGACTGTTTCTCCAG CTCCACCAATGCTTCAGAATGGACCGTGTTCCTCGGCCGTCTCAATCAAAATGGTTCCAACCCTAACGAGGTCTCTCTGAGGGTCAACAGCATCACACTGAGTAACATGACAGGCAACAACGTGGCTGTTCTGGAGCTGGCCAGCAAACCCACACTCTCAGACTTCATACAGCCCATCTGTGTGGACCGGGGAACAGAGACCTTCTCCACAGGAACACGGTGCTGGATTGTGGGCTGGGGCTCAGGACAAGGAAGAG TTGAACAAACCCTTCAGCAAGTCCAGACTTCTGTGGTGGACTGTGGGAATTCATCCTCTACAGAGAATATTTGCACTGGTTTGGTGGATTTACAGCAG GGTGATGCTGGTGGCCCTTTGATGTGTAAACAGGGTGTGGCATGGTTCCAGGCTGCAGTTTTGGCTGTCGCTAACAGCACCTCAAACAGCAGCAGTGGCAGTAACAATACAA CCTCCAACAGCACATCTTCTAACACCACAGCCTTTAACACCACAGTTGCCCCGGCAACCACAACCATAGCAACTACCACTGAAAGTGGAGTTG TTTCTTTCCACTGA